TTCGTGATGGTGGTGGCCTTTTTGTTGAGCCCGATTCTCGCCGCACTCAACCACTTCACCGCCAACGGCGCCACCGTGCCGGTATCACTTCGCCCCTCCAAACTGATTAATGCCTGGAGCTGGCTGGCGATCGCCACGCTGACGCTGTTGTCGGTGGGCTATATCGTCGTCCAGTTCATCATGTAAGCCTCAGGCAAGCGCATCACGCACGTTCATCGTGCAAATTCGGCGGGCGGTCACGCAAGTGGGCCGCCCGCCACCGTTTTGCGAATCCCTTCGAGCACGCCGTGGCCATCCTCGCGGCCAAGCTCCTCGTACCAGGCCTGGGTCTCGGCGGGGTTCTCGCCGTGAATCATCGCCGCCCGCTTGCGCGCGCGCGCCACGATCTCCCCAACCCGCTCGACGCGCGCGCCGTCGTAGCGTTCGAGCGCTGTCGCAAGCGCCGTCGTGGTATCAGGCGCTTCATCAAGCGCGGCGCTGACGGCCTCGCTCAGCACCCAGGCATCCTCCATCGCCTGACAGCCGCCCTGGCCAAGATCCGGCGCCATGCCGTGGGCGGCGTCGCCCATCAGTGCCACCCGCGTGTCGGTCAGCCGCTCGAGCGGCTCGATGTCGTGAATCTCGACCCGCGCCATGCGAGCGGGGTCGAACTGCTCGATCAGCGCCTGCACCGCCGGGCTCCAGCCCTTGAAATGCGTCTTGAGCTCGTCGCGATAGCGGCTTGGGTCACTTTGCGAGCCTGCCGCCATCGGCACGTCGAAAAAGCAGTAGAACTCTTGCTGCCCCTCGTCATTACCGCCGGTCCCCATGGGCATGAGCGACACACGCTTGCCCTCGCCCACGTACTGATCCCAGCTTTCGAGCGGCGCCAGCGCCTCGGTGGCCGCCACGCGCACGTTCCAGTTCACATAGCCCACGTACTGGCGCGCCACCCGCTGCCCGACGATTTTATCGCGAAGCCTTGAGTGCGTGCCGTCGGCCACGACCAGCAGATCAGCGCTGACACGCTCGCCGTCCTCCATCACGGCCGTCACACCCTCATCATCGCTTTCAACATCCACACAGTGGCGCCCGAGCCGAATATGCTCGGCGCCCACGGCGTCGAACAGGGTCTTTTGCAGCGCGGCGCGGGAAATCGGGCAGGCGCGCTGATTCACCGCCTCGTAAAGCGGGGTGAGCGAGAAATCACTTAACAGGTGACCCTCGTGGCTCAGGTAGCGCATGCGCGTCATCTCGCCGCTGATCTGTTCTATGGCGCTGCCCAGCCCCAGCCGATGCATCACTTTTACCCCGTTGGGCCATAGCGAAATCGCGGCCCCCACCGGGCGCATCTGTTCGACGCGCTCGAAGACCCGCACGCGGTGGCCCTGGCGTTTGAAGGCCAGCGCCGCGCTCAACCCGCCCATGCCCGCACCAATGACGACAATATCCAGCGCCATAACGCCTCCTGATCAAAATGAAATTGCGTTGTGAAACGACGTGGCGACGCTCGTATACAAAACGCGTTCCTTCGAGCCTACCGCATCCGCCGGGCAAAGCGTATAGCCACGCCCTGCCAGCCACACGTCACCGGGTTCGATGCCGTGGGCCCGAACGTTACGGGCAAGAATCGGGCCAGCCCGAAGCCGTTTGGCTTGCGGCGAAGGCGCGAAGCTCATCGAACAACCAGGCCGTGGCGGGCTCGCGCGCGTAGAGTTCGTGCTGGATCAGGGTGAGCGTCAGCGCGCCGAGTTCCGGCGGCGCCTCGACCAGGCGCACCGGCAGTAGCGCGATGAAGCGCTCGGCCATGTGCCGGGGCAGCGTCATGATCGCCCCGGTTAGCGCCACGACCCGGGCCGCGGCGATATAGTTGAGATTGCGCGAGATCACCCGCCGGCTCAATCCGTGCGCACGCAGGCAGCCGTCGATGGGCCCCAACCCGAGCCCGCTGATGTCGGCGAGTTCGACGTGGGCAAGTGCGGCAAAGTCGCCAAGCGTTAGCGATGCCCCCACCTGGACATTGTCTGCCGCGGCCAAACACACCCACTCCTCATCGAGCCACGGCGTACTCACCACTCCGGTAGGCAGCTCGACGCGGCTATCGAGCCCGACCACCATATCCACCTGGCGGCTTTTTAGACCCTCGTCGAGTGCGTCAGGCGTGATCAGCTCGATCGAGAAACTCAGCCCCGGCGCCTGGCCGAGCAGCCGGCTCAAAAATAGCGGGTACATCACCTCCTCGAAGTAGTCCGTGGTGGCCAGGGTAAAGTGGCGCGCGCTGGTCGCCGGGGCAAAGCTTGCGGGCGGGGCGAGCCCCTGCTCGAGCAGCGCCAGTGCCTGCACGACGGTCGGCAGCAGCGCCTCGGCCCGTGGCGTGGGCTGCATGCCCTGCTCGATGCGAACGAACAGCGGATCGTCGAGCCCTTCGCGCAGCCGCTTGAGCGCGTGACTGATGGCGGGCTGGGAAAGATGCAGCTTTAGCGCCGCCCGAGTGACGTGGCGCTCCTGCATGAGCGTCACGAAAACGCGCAGCAGGTTCAGATCGAAATGCCGAAACAACTTCATGGCGAATCACCATTCATATAGCGAATGATCCGATTCTAAACATTCATTTCATTCATTACTCAAAACCTTTTATCGTCTTCGCCTTCACTCCCTTTCGAGGAGGCGCCCGCGAGTGGCCCAGTCCCCTATCATGCCAAGCCTGTTCGGCGATGTTATCTCGACGTTCATGAACGTGGAAAAAGCCACTGACCCAAAAGCGAGTAATGCGGACGTCGTGATCAGCGGTGTGCCCTTCGATCTCGCCTGCTCGGGACGCGCCGGCACGCGCATGGGCCCCAACGCCATTCGCCAGGCCACGGCGAATTTGATCTGGGAAGGCAAGCGCTGGCCCTGGGACTTTGCCCTGGAAGAGCGCCTTTGCGTGGTTGACGCGGGCAACCTGGACTACGCCTACGGCGAGCCGGAAAGCCTGGTGGATAACCTGGAGAGCCACGCCGGGCGCTGGCTGGCCGCGGGCAAGAAAATGCTGACGCTCGGCGGCGATCACTACATCAGCCTGCCGCTACTGCGCGCGCACGCCCGTGAGCATGGCCCGCTGGCGCTGATCCACTTCGATGCCCACACCGACACCTACGAGCAGGGCACGCGCTTCGATCACGGCACCATCTTTCACCACGCGCTCAAGGAAGGCCTGGTGGTGCCGGAGCACTCGCTGCAGATCGGCATTCGGACAAGCTATGATCGCCACAATCATCCGTATGAAGTGCTGGACGCCGACTGGGTGAACGACCACGGTCCGAAAGCCGTGCTCGAGAAGATCCGCGCCCGCGTCGGCCACCACCCGGCCTACGTAAGCCTCGACATCGACGGCCTCGACCCGGCGTTTGCCCCGGGCACCGGGACGCCGGTGTGCGGCGGCATGTCGACCGACCTGTTATTGAAGGTCATTCGCGGGCTGGTCGGCATGGAGCTTGTCGGCATGGATGTGGTCGAGGTGAACCCGGCGTATGATCACGGCGACATCACCTCGCTTGCCGCCGCGACCCTGGGGCTTGAATTTCTGTACGTGCTGGCGGCGGGCAAAGCCCACGCCTGACCAACGCCTTCGCGAGCGACGCCGTGACGCCCTGCGTTACGGCGTTTGCGTTTCCAGTGCCTGGCACAGATCCCCCAGAAAGTCCGCCACGCCCTTGGGCAGCACGCGCCCGGCAAGCGTTTGCACCTCCAGCGTGCGTCCGCTCATTTCCCGATCACGAATCGGCAGCGACACCAGCTCGGCGGACTCACCCAGATGCCGGATCGACACGTCACCGATCAGCGTGATGCCGCCCTGGCACATCGCAAAGTGCACCAGCGTCGTGACGAAGTTGCTGGTCATCACCGGCTCGATCAGAAGTCCCTGACGGCTGCAGCTGACGTTGAAGAGCTGGCGGATGGTGGTGTTCTCGGTGGGCAGCGCCAGATCGAAACTTCCCAGCTGCGCAAGCGACACCTGCTTTTTGTCGGCGAGCGGATGCGAGCGGTGCATGACCGCGTGAATCGGCGCCATGACGCGCTTTTCCACCTTGATGTTCTTCTCCGGCGACGGTGAGATGGTCAGTCCGATATCCACCAGCCCCTCGCACACCCGCTGAATCACGTCCGTCGAGGACGTCACCGTGACGTCGAAATGAATGCCGTGGTGTTTTTCGCGGTAGAGGCTGATCACGTGAGGCAGAAGATAGCTCGCCAGCCCCTCGATGCTGGCAATGCGCACCGTTCCCCGCTGAATACCCTCGAGCCCGGTGATCTCCTCGATCACCCGGGCGGCGTCCAGACGCGCCTTGCGCGCGTGAGCGGCCAAAAGCTC
The window above is part of the Halomonas sp. GD1P12 genome. Proteins encoded here:
- the speB gene encoding agmatinase, coding for MPSLFGDVISTFMNVEKATDPKASNADVVISGVPFDLACSGRAGTRMGPNAIRQATANLIWEGKRWPWDFALEERLCVVDAGNLDYAYGEPESLVDNLESHAGRWLAAGKKMLTLGGDHYISLPLLRAHAREHGPLALIHFDAHTDTYEQGTRFDHGTIFHHALKEGLVVPEHSLQIGIRTSYDRHNHPYEVLDADWVNDHGPKAVLEKIRARVGHHPAYVSLDIDGLDPAFAPGTGTPVCGGMSTDLLLKVIRGLVGMELVGMDVVEVNPAYDHGDITSLAAATLGLEFLYVLAAGKAHA
- the hpxO gene encoding FAD-dependent urate hydroxylase HpxO — protein: MALDIVVIGAGMGGLSAALAFKRQGHRVRVFERVEQMRPVGAAISLWPNGVKVMHRLGLGSAIEQISGEMTRMRYLSHEGHLLSDFSLTPLYEAVNQRACPISRAALQKTLFDAVGAEHIRLGRHCVDVESDDEGVTAVMEDGERVSADLLVVADGTHSRLRDKIVGQRVARQYVGYVNWNVRVAATEALAPLESWDQYVGEGKRVSLMPMGTGGNDEGQQEFYCFFDVPMAAGSQSDPSRYRDELKTHFKGWSPAVQALIEQFDPARMARVEIHDIEPLERLTDTRVALMGDAAHGMAPDLGQGGCQAMEDAWVLSEAVSAALDEAPDTTTALATALERYDGARVERVGEIVARARKRAAMIHGENPAETQAWYEELGREDGHGVLEGIRKTVAGGPLA
- a CDS encoding LysR family transcriptional regulator, coding for MKLFRHFDLNLLRVFVTLMQERHVTRAALKLHLSQPAISHALKRLREGLDDPLFVRIEQGMQPTPRAEALLPTVVQALALLEQGLAPPASFAPATSARHFTLATTDYFEEVMYPLFLSRLLGQAPGLSFSIELITPDALDEGLKSRQVDMVVGLDSRVELPTGVVSTPWLDEEWVCLAAADNVQVGASLTLGDFAALAHVELADISGLGLGPIDGCLRAHGLSRRVISRNLNYIAAARVVALTGAIMTLPRHMAERFIALLPVRLVEAPPELGALTLTLIQHELYAREPATAWLFDELRAFAASQTASGWPDSCP
- a CDS encoding LysR family transcriptional regulator, which codes for MNERLLIDPALRYFLEIVRHGSINKASQTLHVAPSAVSRQIARLESELGSQLFERHPAGMRLSPSGELLAAHARKARLDAARVIEEITGLEGIQRGTVRIASIEGLASYLLPHVISLYREKHHGIHFDVTVTSSTDVIQRVCEGLVDIGLTISPSPEKNIKVEKRVMAPIHAVMHRSHPLADKKQVSLAQLGSFDLALPTENTTIRQLFNVSCSRQGLLIEPVMTSNFVTTLVHFAMCQGGITLIGDVSIRHLGESAELVSLPIRDREMSGRTLEVQTLAGRVLPKGVADFLGDLCQALETQTP